From a single Phalacrocorax aristotelis chromosome 1, bGulAri2.1, whole genome shotgun sequence genomic region:
- the SAMM50 gene encoding sorting and assembly machinery component 50 homolog isoform X2 encodes MGGPDFGALGEEAELVEVEPEAKQEILENKDVVVQHVHFDGLGRTKDDIIMYEISDVFKAKNLIDVMRKSHEAREKLLRLGIFRQVEVLIDTCQGDDALPNGLDVTFEVTELRRLTGSYNTMVGNNEGSMVLGLKFPNLFGRAEKVTFQFSYGTKETSYGLSFFKPQPGNFERNFSVNLYKVTGQFPWSSLRETDRGISTEFNFPIWKTNHTLKWEGVWRELGCLARTASFSVREESGHSLKSSLSHAMVIDSRNSSILPRRGALLKINQELAGYTGGDVSFLKEDFEFQLNKQLIWDSVFSASLWGGMLVPIGDKPSSIADRFYLGGPTSVRGFSMYSIGPQSEGDYLGGEAYWAGGLHLYTPLPFRPGRGGFGDLFRTHFFLNAGNLCNLNYGDGPRAHLQKLAEYIRWSYGAGIVLRLGNIARLELNYCFPMGVQSGDRICDGVQFGAGIRFL; translated from the exons GTGGTGGTTCAGCACGTGCACTTCGATGGACTTGGAAGGACCAAAGATGATATCATCATGTATGAAATCTCTGATGTTTTCAAGGCTAAAAATCTCATTGAT GTGATGAGAAAATCGCATGAAGCTCGTGAAAAGTTGCTTCGTCTCGGAATCTTCAGACAGGTAGAGGTTCTGATTGATACCTGTCAAG GGGATGATGCCCTTCCAAATGGTTTAGATGTAACCTTTGAGGTAACAGAATTGAGAAGACTAACTGGAAGCTATAATACCATGGTTGGCAACAATGAAGGCAGTATG gtaCTCGGGCTCAAATTTCCAAATCTCTTTGGACGTGCAGAAAAGGTTACCTTCCAGTTCTCTTATGGGACAAAAGAAACTTCATATGGCCTGTCATTCTTCAAACCACAGCCTGGGAACTTTGAAAGAAA tttttcagttaaCCTGTATAAAGTAACTGGACAGTTCCCTTGGAGCTCTCTTCGTGAAACTGATAGAGGAATATCAACAGAATTTAAT TTTCCAATCTGGAAGACCAATCACACACTGAAGTGGGAGGGCGTGTGGAGAGAGCTTGGCTGCCTTGCTAGAACAGCATCCTTTTCTGTTCGAGAAGAAAGTGGACACTCTCTTAAATCTTCTCTCTCT CATGCTATGGTAATTGATTCCCGGAACTCTTCAATCTTGCCAAGAAGAGGTGCTTTGCTAAAAATTAATCAG GAGTTGGCTGGCTATACAGGTGGAGACGTGAGCTTTCTAAAAGAGGATTTTGAATTTCAGTTGAATAAGCAGCTTATCTGGGATTcg gTTTTTTCAGCATCACTTTGGGGTGGAATGCTAGTACCTATTGGAGACAAGCCATCCAGTATAGCTGATAg GTTTTACCTTGGTGGACCAACAAGTGTGCGTGGATTCAGTATGTACAGCATTGGACCCCAGAGTGAAG GTGATTACCTGGGAGGAGAAGCCTACTGGGCTGGAGGCTTACATCTGTACACCCCTCTTCCTTTCCGGCCAGGCCGGGGAGGGTTTGGAGACCTTTTCCGAACACATTTCTTCCTTAATGCTGGAAATCTCTGCAATCTTAACTATG GTGATGGTCCCAGAGCTCACCTGCAGAAACTGGCAGAGTATATCCGGTGGTCTTACGGTGCTGGAATAGTGCTCAGACTCGGAAACATTGCTAGATTAGAACTTAACTACTGTTTCCCCATGGGAGTACAGTCTGGcgacag gatATGCGATGGCGTTCAGTTTGGAGCAGGAATCAGATTTCTATAA
- the SAMM50 gene encoding sorting and assembly machinery component 50 homolog isoform X1 yields MGTVHARSLEPLPMGGPDFGALGEEAELVEVEPEAKQEILENKDVVVQHVHFDGLGRTKDDIIMYEISDVFKAKNLIDVMRKSHEAREKLLRLGIFRQVEVLIDTCQGDDALPNGLDVTFEVTELRRLTGSYNTMVGNNEGSMVLGLKFPNLFGRAEKVTFQFSYGTKETSYGLSFFKPQPGNFERNFSVNLYKVTGQFPWSSLRETDRGISTEFNFPIWKTNHTLKWEGVWRELGCLARTASFSVREESGHSLKSSLSHAMVIDSRNSSILPRRGALLKINQELAGYTGGDVSFLKEDFEFQLNKQLIWDSVFSASLWGGMLVPIGDKPSSIADRFYLGGPTSVRGFSMYSIGPQSEGDYLGGEAYWAGGLHLYTPLPFRPGRGGFGDLFRTHFFLNAGNLCNLNYGDGPRAHLQKLAEYIRWSYGAGIVLRLGNIARLELNYCFPMGVQSGDRICDGVQFGAGIRFL; encoded by the exons GTGGTGGTTCAGCACGTGCACTTCGATGGACTTGGAAGGACCAAAGATGATATCATCATGTATGAAATCTCTGATGTTTTCAAGGCTAAAAATCTCATTGAT GTGATGAGAAAATCGCATGAAGCTCGTGAAAAGTTGCTTCGTCTCGGAATCTTCAGACAGGTAGAGGTTCTGATTGATACCTGTCAAG GGGATGATGCCCTTCCAAATGGTTTAGATGTAACCTTTGAGGTAACAGAATTGAGAAGACTAACTGGAAGCTATAATACCATGGTTGGCAACAATGAAGGCAGTATG gtaCTCGGGCTCAAATTTCCAAATCTCTTTGGACGTGCAGAAAAGGTTACCTTCCAGTTCTCTTATGGGACAAAAGAAACTTCATATGGCCTGTCATTCTTCAAACCACAGCCTGGGAACTTTGAAAGAAA tttttcagttaaCCTGTATAAAGTAACTGGACAGTTCCCTTGGAGCTCTCTTCGTGAAACTGATAGAGGAATATCAACAGAATTTAAT TTTCCAATCTGGAAGACCAATCACACACTGAAGTGGGAGGGCGTGTGGAGAGAGCTTGGCTGCCTTGCTAGAACAGCATCCTTTTCTGTTCGAGAAGAAAGTGGACACTCTCTTAAATCTTCTCTCTCT CATGCTATGGTAATTGATTCCCGGAACTCTTCAATCTTGCCAAGAAGAGGTGCTTTGCTAAAAATTAATCAG GAGTTGGCTGGCTATACAGGTGGAGACGTGAGCTTTCTAAAAGAGGATTTTGAATTTCAGTTGAATAAGCAGCTTATCTGGGATTcg gTTTTTTCAGCATCACTTTGGGGTGGAATGCTAGTACCTATTGGAGACAAGCCATCCAGTATAGCTGATAg GTTTTACCTTGGTGGACCAACAAGTGTGCGTGGATTCAGTATGTACAGCATTGGACCCCAGAGTGAAG GTGATTACCTGGGAGGAGAAGCCTACTGGGCTGGAGGCTTACATCTGTACACCCCTCTTCCTTTCCGGCCAGGCCGGGGAGGGTTTGGAGACCTTTTCCGAACACATTTCTTCCTTAATGCTGGAAATCTCTGCAATCTTAACTATG GTGATGGTCCCAGAGCTCACCTGCAGAAACTGGCAGAGTATATCCGGTGGTCTTACGGTGCTGGAATAGTGCTCAGACTCGGAAACATTGCTAGATTAGAACTTAACTACTGTTTCCCCATGGGAGTACAGTCTGGcgacag gatATGCGATGGCGTTCAGTTTGGAGCAGGAATCAGATTTCTATAA